In Vanessa cardui chromosome 6, ilVanCard2.1, whole genome shotgun sequence, the following proteins share a genomic window:
- the LOC124530433 gene encoding stomatin-2-like, protein MPSNRDPPPPLNVISLISNYNYRHATELLAVTILRNILGQYTLTDLLTNRESISQAVRKEIDNGTVEWGVEVERVEIKDVILPYELQKALAAEAEGTRIAKAKIIEAEGEIKAAENLRDASKIIMQKPQTILLRYLQSLNYIASQQKTTILFPFPIDIPDHQK, encoded by the exons ATGCCTTCAAACAGAGATCCTCCTCCGCCTCTGAACGTGATAAG TTTAATATCCAATTATAATTACAGACATGCAACTGAATTATTGGCCGTgacaattttaagaaatattttgggTCAATATACGTTGACAGATCTGTTGACAAACCGTGAATCAATCAGTCAAGCGGTTCGTAAAGAAATAGATAATGGAACAGTAGAGTGGGGCGTCGAAGTGGAACGAGTagaaat AAAAGATGTAATCTTACCATACGAATTGCAAAAAGCATTGGCTGCGGAAGCCGAGGGCACGCGTATCGCTAAAGCAAAAATCATAGAAGCTGAAGGTGAAATAAAAGCAGCAGAAAACCTTAGAGATGCCTCGAAGATTATTATGCAAAAGCCTCAAACTATACTT TTAAGATATTTGCAATCGCTCAACTATATCGCCTCACAGCAGAAAACGACAATACTTTTTCCTTTTCCTATCGACATTCCTGATcatcaaaagtaa